The sequence aacaaaacaacttCTGACTTACagatgattcggtaacttgataaagaataattgttacctttgtcagaaacaaaatactcaatttttagtgcacaaacacgaattcctggtacgtacacgtaccacggtttcgtacatatatatatatatatatatatatatatatatatatatatatatatatatatatatatatatatatatatatatatatatatatatatatatatatatatatatatatatatatatacatatatatatatatatatatatatatatatatatatatatatatatatatatatatatatatatatatatatattatatatagggctgatatattttattagatgcccatagattctgttatatatttttttttctcttttcttttttaacattccggcttatatatttttattagatgccgagagaaaaaatgatttatatccttttttattttatttattatcatttttttttaatgttgttttaaatgtatttttaacaatgcaaatgtagaaaatttctttacttacatattactaacgtactaatcagcttttcatacaaacatcttcccgacaaattactcccttagcgaatgaggtggccactcaaacggctttgaactgaatcagatagggggtattgtcggggctaggcaactcattcctttttagctgcttgctgtaccgtaacctacgccaaacaaggatgttcacggcgataaatatcaccaccgtgatacacaaaccagccagtagtatggggtgaagaatttctttataagtcggtgacaggtggtccttttcggtaagtttcatcaaccgctttgccacatgtccgttgtacgggagaggaagtgctggcattgtagaggtccacgtgaagttcgcgaagtaggctcgttctctgatgattgtccgtagaccagtcaccatggaattcggggaagtcccgacacaaccatctactgcgacgaagatatgtgtgaaggacgttgatccgtcagggcatgatacattgaagccgtccttgtcgtatcgtatccacgagccattattcagtctgcaattgaactcattattgtcaaagggataaagcttatccagacaattttcacttgtatgggagagagcaccgtctagcactatacctaactcgcatgaatccattaagtttttatggaattcaaatgagtcagctgtacatatttttctatccattgcgtctgaacagtgagttaattgatttaagtctttaatgaccgtatatgtttccttgtctggggaaatcaatacgtgtcctgtcaaactggatattactggatttgagtgattcgtcatgaaagtcggaaatggtgatatcctgtaagattgccaggcatcagaagaatcaaagggaattgtaatcctaatcttgttattatctatgtttactgtaattaggctgtaataaaattctaacctatgttcgtctaacaaaggaacatagcctagtttatcccttccgttcttcagaattaattttaagcaacttataggcaacaaatggggcgacaatacacctttagtttgctaacgtgatagcttctacataatccttgaatTTCTCAATGCAATGTGTAATTATGTTATGTATgcgatctatctttgaatcataatacgttaatgttgccaacaaatcctgtacttccataattttaacgatattatctgaatgttcatttaataaatccataattttattgattgaagctaactgattccttagttctgacataatcaattcatctttatgagtcaagaactcaattttcttattttgattactaattttaagacgattggaaattcctaaacctaaacttgcaacagacccaaagatgcttaatgcagcataaagaaacggattccgtctttctttatgtttgtgtcctacagtccacatcaaaaggtcataagccaaagatcctgtctcgctagtcttatttttcaagtcatcagatagcatctctgcaacttttaatgttgatccaagcaaactcttagtagtcaaatgaaaatgtcttctatgcaactcatccaatgatgcagaaaaccttgaaatggcggttcttaagctaatgacatcattctcttgaagaaaaattgcttgcatattcacttctacaattacgttggttgatgtaataaaaatgtcttcttgtctttcaactatattgccatatttaaaatatatattttttgtcttagagctcatcccatacgaaaaaaaatgtctgagcgaacaatatcactcccaacaacaaaaaattcatcttggaaacctgtaacgagaaaaaatatatgtaattactcctgtattaaaaagaaaacttttaatcacataaaacagaataaaattttccctcacttcttttcctctcttttctttttaatttcttatgtgagccaatggtactattctctcatccgtgggttgggctacgttttgaattctaaacctattggccgttaatatttccaaaatgttaaatgggccttcaaacttaggtgttaatttatagttgagcccttttctgacattgatttgaatatagatgttatcacccacggtatatgttttagttggtttcgctattttatcatgattccttttcattatgatttgtgattcttctaaattctttcgaaggatatcatatcgacttatactatcatttgttttaaacatgtaatattaactattctaatcattatatatatatatatacatatatatatatatatatatatatatatatatatatatatatatatatatatatatatatatatatatataatatatatacatatactgtatatatatatacacacacacacacacatatatatatatatatatatatatatatatatatatatatatatatatatatatatatatatatatatatatatatatatatatatatatatatatatatatatatatatatatatatatatatatatagggagagagagagagagagagagagagagagagagagagagagagagagagagagagagagagagagagagagagagagagatcaattttatatatatatatatatatatatatatatatatatatatatatatatatatatatatatatatatatatatttgtatatatatgtatatgtatgtatacatatgtatatatatttgtatatatatatatatatacagtatatatatatatatatatatatatatatatatatatatatatatatatatatatatatatataaaacggcctAGCTTACACTTGGGACATTCCAGGGAAACAAAAGAGGTCAGGTCTCGCAGGTGCGAGAGGGTCTTGGTGATAGAATATgtgaataaatattataatatttgtTTTCGAAGTATACTACAGCACACGTATGGATTATTATGAGCAGTGATTTTGTGGGAGAGCTACAAAGTCCCCTTCCCTGGAACGTGATGTACCAATACCAATAACCTTGACACTTAAATTTACGTTTTGTTGGGTATACAAAAGTTGTATTTCCTCAAAGTTATCGACGTAAGTCATGCTGTCACATATTTCCTTCATTCAATGGAATAAATTGACAGAAAGATATCTTATATTGAGAGGAAGAAGATAGTGATTTTCCAGTAGACATTCGTAAAATTTTGGTATCATAAATGATTTGTTATACACTAAAGACAATTGGATGAAAAAAGAGAGTATTCCCTACataaaaaacaactctctctctctctctctctctctctctctctctctctctctctctctctctctctctctctctctctcatatatatatatacatacatacatatatatctctatacatgcatatatatatatatatatatatatatatatatatatatatatatatatatatatatatatatatatatatatatatatatatctttccggtcatgcacATTGGCATTGCCAGACGCATAATTCTTTCCCCCTTGGATAGGGGAAACggggtgggaagggtggaatctcTGCGTGCGcgcttgtgcatgtgtgtgcatatctatctaaatgtttatccgtcatttttgacaggttacatACACTGGTAAAAGTAAAGTATTATTGCTTCAACATGAAATGAAGAAGATTTGGAACATTAGCCCAATCACAATGTTAAATAGACAAATACGTTgtttgaaagttttcttttttcttactttcCAAATAAAAATGGTCTACTCGTAACTTTGCTACCTTGATCAGAAATGCATATACACATCTTCTAGCAATAACCTCATACCACAACATCTTCATATTTAAAAATACCTAAAGATTATCAGAATTTCAGCTGCAGAGAATATACTTTTTGTTTAATTACTCTACGTCTCTAAAAGAAATTAAGTACGTGAAGGACTTATATCAAGACGATCCCAATACaaggaatattttgtttttcttcaaatTATTTACGTATGTTTAGAAGCATCACAAAAATAAGCTGCTATATAACAAATATAATCATAGGACACGTATTTTACcataatattaagatatatataattaGCCGCTTACGTAATTCAAAGTTAAATACTTAGGTAAAATCGATTTGATCTCAACATGATTTTCGAAAGCATAAATTTAGCACAACTTAGGACAATTTTGTTGTCAAAGGCCATTTTGAGAACACAGcaataaaataacattaacattaaattaatcttCGACCAGAGCTAACAAATGTTTGGAGAATATGCTATTACAAATAATAACCCCCTTTCATATAGTATTCTCAATTTTTTGGGTACAAATTATTTCATTTAGAGATTTATTGTAATATTCactatatagtaaagaacaagtgtcagctatacatatatatatatatatatatatatatatatatatatatatatatatatatatatatatatatatataagtatatatattattcatattatatatacacacatatactatacatatacacatataaacccccacccacacacacacacacgcacacacagacacacacacatatatacatatatatatatatatatatatatatatatatatatatatatatatatatatatatatatataaatatataatatatatatatatatatatatatatatatatatatatatatatatatatatatatatatatatacatatttacatatatatatatatatatatatatatatatatatatatatatacatacatacatatatacatatatatatatatatatatatatatatatatatatatatatatatatatatatattatatatatatatatatatatatatatatatatatgtgtgtgtgtatatatatatatatatatatatatatatatatatatatatatatatatataatatatatatatatatatatatatatatatatatatatatatatatatatatatatatatatttatatataattacatatacatataaacaaatgcacacacatacatatatactgtatatatatatatatatatatatatatatatatatatatatatatatatatatatatatataaagcatatatatatgtatatatatacataatacatacatatatatatatatatatatatatatatatatatatatatatatatatatatgtgtgtgtgtgtatatatatatatatatatatatatatatatatatatatgtatatatatatatatatgtatatatatacatatatatactgtatatacatatttatatatataaatatatatatatatatatatatatatatatatatatatatatatttatatataattacatatacaaataaacaaatgcacacacatacatacaagcatatatatatatatatataatatatatatatgtatatatatatatatatatatattaatatatatatatatatacatacatatatatatatgtgtatatatatatatatatatacatatatatataccgtatatacatatatatatatatatatataatatatatatatatatatatatatatatatatatatatatatatatttatatacacatgtatataaaaatatatatatatatatatatttatatataactacatatacatataaacaaatgcacacacacacatatatatattatatagtatatatatatatatatatatatatatatatatatatatatatatatgttaataaaaaagcatatatatatatatatatatatatatatatatatatatatatatgttaataaaaaagcatatatatatatatatatatatatatatatatatatatatatatatatatatatatatatatatatatatatatatatatatatatatatatatatatatatatatatgcggcagTCATTAGGAAAATAATTGCCCAAACTGTCACATGACCAGTTTCTCATTCCTTTTCAATAGATTCGGATTCTCTCTCTATTCTTTTGGTAACAATAAGGGGACACCCAACCCCGACCGTCCTGACATGCTGTCTGtcctacagagagagaggagagagagagagagagagagagagagagagaatctttgtgtCAATCCGTTCCCAAGTTCGTCCAACGTTAAAATTTCTTCTTAATGGATTCTAGACAGGTAGTACAAGGCGTTCCTTTGGGCCTTTGTACTCGTCCACCATTTCATCTCCTCGCCAAATAGAATTTTTCTCGCCTTTAAACTTTATCAAGGAAGTCAAAGAAATCCCctctatttatttgaaaaaaaaaaaaaaaaaaaaaaaaaaaaaaaaaaaaaaaaaaaaactatggataaCCTTCTGTGTAACAGCTAATCCTTGCATATAATTTTctgaagaaataaaaattttaaactgCCATTTGAACAAAAGCCAAAAAAGCAATAGAACTGCCATTTAAACAGAATTAATATCGTTGTGATACAATGAACAAGCATTTGAAATTAACTATATTAAACACATTTAATCTAAATAGTAGTATCATTACTTTGTTGGATTTTGTTCAGATGTCGTTATGAAATTTCAATATCCTTAGAAAATCCATTGATTTTTAATCAAGTCTCATCCGCACATAATTTTCTGAGGATATCAAAATGCCAAAGGGTCATAAACAAAGGCCACAAAAGCAATGGAACTGCCATTTTGAACatcataaatataattaattacaaaTATTTGGCTAGTGTATCGCAACGATAAATCAAAACAATTACATTGACGGCATTAGCACCATCGTAAATGATCGCTCCCATTCATTTAAAGCAACAATTTCTCCCATTCATTCACCTTTGATCCTATTGAACCTCATTTGCATAAAGTAAAGCCTTAGCAATAGGTGAATCTTTGTATAATTAATTTTGTTGCTCTTATCTGAAATTAATGGGATGTAACTGGAAATGAAGTCGGTAACAATCGAATTCATCGGAATAAGTAGGTCCATATCAAATTTTAGAATTATCTAAAGACGACGGAAAAATTACATCATGAGCAAGTTGtacctcaaagagctatggaaagaataatgacgagaATAACACTCAGAGACAAAAAGAGaccgacatggatacgagagctaactgaagtagaagatattctagcaacttgtaagaaaaagaaatggacatgagcaggacatacaatgaaaatgacagacaattgactgacattaaggataacagaatgggtcctagtgatagtaaaagaagctgaggaagaaagagaagacgatggatggacgaactatGGAAGTTTGAGGGCGTTTACTGGCacaaaaaagaccataaacagacgcaagtggaaggacatgtctgaagcctttgttctgcagtggaatagtcacgactgataatatatatatatatatatatataatatatatatatatataaatatatatatatatatatatatatatatatatatattgtatatatattatatatatatatatatatatatatatatatatatgtgtgtgtgtgtgtgtgtgtgtatatatatatatatatatataatatatatatatatatatatatatatatataatatatatatatatatatatatatatatatatatatatatatatatatatatataattatcggaTCTAGTTACAGTGAAAATCAttcaaattatattaattaaatCTTCCAATATGATTCAAATAAGTCTGATTTGAAACTTGAGTAATCTTAGTAGATTAAATTTACATTggaaatgttaataatattaatgaaatatatttaaggaagcaaacaaacacacatccACTTTTACAATACGATGACTTTAGAGAGTTAAACTTTCACAAAGTTCCAAAACCTTTAAAAACGTATCCAGAAATTTCACAATAATAATTAATCTGAATAGCAGCTTTTTCAATATTACAAGAATGCAACCGATGTTTGTACACATGAACGCAAAAGGAgatttaattctttatatctgGCATGTATAAATATGCAATCAAGTTTAATTCTTTAATTGACTGAACTATGAAACTTGAAATCTTTGGAAACCTTTCAAGTCCACCTCTAAGGGacctttccataataataataatgataagaataaaaaaaaaatagtcaatataGCCCTGGAAGCGTTGAGATCAGTTTTATAATGAGATTCACAAAAAGGTAACAACATAATCTCTTCAGCATCATGCTGAACAGGCGACTGAATTAATAGTATTACTTTGTTTACTTCACGGGTGTTTTCCTGATCTTGACAAACGTGGAAAACCCCAACGCCCCTGCAGACCCACACGATTTCTTTGTCATATACATTCTTCAAACATTCCAGGTATCACCCAGCGTAATCTGTTTTGATTATCAAGTCAATTAACTAGAAGAGGAGGATTGCAGGCAATGTTCTTTACgaatgaaaataactttttggtcATAAAATAAGCAAAGAAACGACTTATTCTTAAAGAGTTAATTTTTGTAAGGAAACtatcataaatgaaaaagaaatcaatgatATTCATCGgaaattatttcttgttttgtaaaattcagtaacttttaaaatttaattaagAATCAAATTCATGATTTATACGTTACAAAACAAGAAAGGATTTAAAACGGATATAATAAGTTTGCCAGATATCGGCCTGACTAATCAAAACTGCACACACATTTATTTTTTACCAAGTATAAATGTATGGCTTTATACACAAACACTATACATACGTACCAgacagagagaaatatatatatatatatatatatatatatatatatatatatatatatatatatacatatatatatatatatatatatatatatatatatatatatatatatatatatatatatatacattatatatatatatatatatatatatatatatatatatatatatatatatatatatatatatgtatatatctaatggAAAAACTCTTTCTCGTTCTTACAATTTCCAGATCTGGAAACAGGACCATGTACAGTAATTATAAACCCTGTGTGAATCAGCCCTAATCTATTTTCAGATTAGTTACAGACCTTCCCTGACATGTAACTTAAGGTCCCACAATCAATTTCTTCCGCCATATTCAATATCCTAAAGTGCAAACCTAATATTATTCAAGACGTtgctgaaagaaaaatatttacgacTTGATATCCTCAGATTGTCTGAAATTATATCATATACGACCATACTTTAGCATTTCTTTTTAGAAAGAACTATGAATTTATATTcgttgtaattatgtatatatttttctataataaatattttactttggcacaaaaaaaaagctttaaaaaacaaaaattcagtACATCTGCTGGGGTGGCAGGAAGGGGAGAGGCCCGCCCCGGCTGGAGggtgggggggaggcccgcccgggctggcgggagagaggaggcccgcccgggctggcgggagcgggggaggcccgcccggatTGGCAGGAGGGGGGAGGCTAACCCGGGCTGGCCGGAGGGGGAAGGCCGGAccggtctggcgggaggggggaggcccgctcgGTCTGGCGGTGGGGGAGGGCCGCCCGGGGtggagggaggggggaggcccgcccgggctggcgggagagggggaggcccaaccgggctggcaggaggggggaaggcccgcccgggctggcgagagggggggaggcccgcctgggcaggcgaaaggggggaggcctgccccgtctggcgggagggggagggcccgcccgggctggagggaggggggagACCCTCCTGGACTGAGGggaaggggggaaggcccgcccgggctggcgggaggtggggaggcccgcccgggctggcgaaaTGGGTCGATGCCCGCCAGGGCTGGTGGAGGGGGGAGGCCCAACCGGGCTCACGGGAGAGGAGAGGCCCGCCCGTGGTGCCCGGTGGTGGGGTGGCCTGCGTGGGCTAACGGGAgggggaggctcgcccgggctggaaggagggggggaggcccacccagactggcgggaggggggggaggctcgcccaggctggcaggagggggggaggcccgccagaactgacgggaggggggaaggcccgacctggctggcgggaaggggggggaggcccgcccgggctgggggagggggaaggccctcccgggctggcgggaggggggggaaggccctCCAGGGCTGGTGGGAGGCGTGAGGCTagccctggctggcgggaggggggggaggcccgcccgatctggcaggagggggggaaggcccgcccgggctggcgggtggGGGGGGAGGCCCGTCCAGGCTGGCGGGAGGTGAGGAGGCCCGCTCGGGATAGCAGAAGGGGGGGAGGCTCTCCTGGCTGGCGAgagggggggaggctcgcccgggctaGCGGGAAGTGGGCTGCCCTGCCAAGCCAataatatagagttgctgtatctagcttatttttaaaaaatacattctttgtctccagtcttcaAAATCCGGACTAGTCTCCAGAAAGTCTTCAAATAGTGttcaaaactcttctcagatgttgatctTATGGAGGTGATGACACAAAAtctattttaacttaatttttttttatgaagaccaccgatttcttagctcttaagttgtctgctctTTTTTTCAagtatcaaattttatatatatatatatatatatatatatatatatatatatatatatatatatatatatatatatttatatataatatatgtgtacatgtatatataaatatatatatatatatatatatatatatatatatatatatatatatatatatatatatatatatatatatatatatatatatatatatatatatatatatatatatatatatatatatatatatattaatatataatatatgtgtatgctcTGTAAAAagatattcccttttttttttcttttttttttcgttaactggaatagtgataaagaatgagacataaattgtataaaagaaaatcttgagtgagagtactcattcatggaatcatgcttcacaatgcaagttttttctatggagattgtaatatcgaagagtaaagaaaatggaatatagtactccaaatgacctatgtttgaattcagctaatgaataccttgtcttggcttcacgcaaatatcaaatagttccaggttggaatggtcagggatggtgtttcatgctgccgctcgggagagatttcttttctggagagatagtgagaatctaggaactaatattaacggtctaagacgagcaccggaggggaaggccattcattttgaaaataatgaaaatgttttgatatataaatgattaaaaaatgaaagaaaggacaCAAATGATAAAGTATGAAATAAGGACacaaaaatggcgggaggggggaagcccACCTAgaatggcgggaggggggaggcccacccaggctGGATGGAGGGGGGAAGGCTCTCCTGGGCTTAGGAAGGGGGGGATTGGCCGCCTGGACTGGCGGgggagaggcccgcccgggctaaCGGGAGGGGGTGAGGACTCCGACCGGGCTGGCGGGAGCGGGGAGGGCCCGCCCGGTCTGTCaggaagggggaggcccgcccgggctggcgaaaGTTGGGGAGACCCCGCTtcctggcgggagggggggaggctccgcccgggctggcgggagggggagaggcccacccgggctggagggagggggagagggccCGCCCggactggcgggaggggggaggcccgcccgggctggcgggaggggggggaggcgtgcctgggctggcgggagggcgggaggcccgcccaggctgagAGGGGAAGCCCGCCCCGGCTggcggggaggggaggggaggccggcccgggctggcgggaggggggaagggacCCGACCaggctggagggaggggggggagacCAGCCCGGGTAGGTGGGAGAGGAGGAGGCCCGCCCAGGGtggcggggagggggggaggcccgcccgggctggtgagagtgggggaggcctgcccgggctggcgggaggggggagaccCGTCCGGGgttgcgggaggggggaggccctcccagaCTGGccggaggggggaggcccgcctgggctggcgggaagGGGGAAGGCCCACCCGTGTTGGCaagaggggggaggcccacccaggcaggcggaaggggggagccccgcccgggctggcgagagggggggaggcccgcccagggtggcgggaggggggaggcctgccagGGCTGGCGGGAGAGGGGAGGCCTTCgtgggctgacgggagggggggaggctcgcccgggctggcgggaaggggggaggcccgcacgGGACTGGGAGGAGGGGGGAGGTCCGCCCGGGCTGACAGGAGGGGTGGGAAGCCCGCCCGGGAtggcggggaggggggggaggcccgcccgggctggcgagagTGGGGAGGCCTGCCTggactggcgggaggggggaggcctgtccggtctggcgggaggggggagaccCGTCCGGTCTGGCGggagggggaggcctgcccgggctggcgggtgGGGGGAGGCCTGCGTGGGCTGATGGGAGGGGGGAGGCTCGCCCaatctggcgggagggggggaggcccgaaTGAGACTGGCTGGAGAGGGGGAGTCCTGGCGGGGTGGCGGGAGGGGGAGAGGGcctcccgggctggcaggaggggggaggcccgccgggCTGACAGGAggaggggaggcccgcccgggctgtcgggagggggggaggccctgcCTGGCTGGCGGGAGGTGGGCAGCCCTGCCAAACAAAAattatagagttgctgtatctagcttatttttaaaaatatattgtttgTCCTCCAttctccaaaatccgaaatagtcttcaaaaagtcttcaaatagacTTCAAAACTCttttcagatgttgatgcttatggaggtgtggacaCAAATTCCATTGTTCCTTTGTTTTtctatgaagaccactgatttcttagctattAAGTGTCTGCTATTTTCTACAAgttataaaattctatatataatatatatatatatatatatatatatatatattatatatatatatatatatatatatatatatatatatatatatatatatatttatgtatatatatatt comes from Palaemon carinicauda isolate YSFRI2023 chromosome 3, ASM3689809v2, whole genome shotgun sequence and encodes:
- the LOC137632928 gene encoding uncharacterized protein, producing MASPPPDSSGGPFPPPASLGRPPPLPPARAGPPPFGQPGRASPLSPGQAGVPPPPSSKDWPSPLPTARAAPPPSLQPGRASPPNSSEGRPSPLAASPGLPTSRQPGRASPPPDSPGGPPLLLSARRASPLLPAREALSPSRHPARTPPLQPVSFGPPPLPPDWASLPPPISPRRPPPTRQPGQASPSRQTGRVSPLPPDRTGLPPPASPGRPPHSRQPGRASPPSPPSRAGFPPLLSARADLPPPPSPVRASPLPASPGEPPPLPSAHEGLPSPASPGRPPPSRHPGRASPPLASPGGAPPFRLPGWASPLLPTRVGLPPSRQPRRASPLRPVWEGLPPPATPDGSPPSRQPGQASPTLTSPGGPPPLPATLGGPPPLPPTRAGLPPLPPAWSGPFPPPASPGRPPLPSPPAGAGFPSQPGRASRPPASPGTPPPPPASPGGPPPSRQSGRALSPSLQPGWASPPPASPGGASPPPARKRGLPNFRQPGRASPFLTDRAGPPRSRQPGRSPHPLPLARAGLSPASPGGQSPPS